A window of the Ostrea edulis chromosome 1, xbOstEdul1.1, whole genome shotgun sequence genome harbors these coding sequences:
- the LOC125673776 gene encoding protein phosphatase 1 regulatory subunit 7-like, with product MSEERAKSPEEPKVAKMDEGADETPPHFMSSGEEEEPEPDKGETRELMIGDRAAVEIDLNQSRIAKISNLEGLSQCESLCLRQNLIKRIEGLSGIPTMTDLDLYDNQLTKIENLEALVNLEVLDLSFNRIPKVEGLQTLTKLRRLFLIHNKIQKMENVDHLVQLEMLELGSNKIRAIDGISTLTNLTQLFVGKNKITRIQGLDTLVHLRCLSIQSNRIRKIEGLDKLVNLEEFYASNNGIQKVEGLENNGKLTTLDLASNFIPKIENVSHLTEMEEFWFNDNQVSNWDDLKELESMKKLATVYLERNPIYYDQDKKPDPNYRRKIKLALPHIQQIDATLCK from the exons ATGTCAGAAGAGAGGGCAAAATCTCCAGAGGAGCCAAAAGTAGCAAAGATGGATGAGGGAGCAGATGAGACCCCTCCTCACTTCATGTCCAGTGGGGAGGAGGAGGAACCCGAGCCTGATAAAGGGGAGACTAGGGAACTCATGATTGGAGACCGTGCAGCTGTG GAGATTGATTTAAACCAAAGCAGAATTGCTAAAATAAGTAATTTGGAAGGACTTTCACAATGTGAG AGTCTATGTTTACGTCAAAATCTGATCAAACGAATTGAAGGGTTAAGTGGAATTCCAACCATGACTGATCTAGACCTCTACGACAACCAGCTCACAAAGATAGAAAATTTGGAAGCTTTAGTCAATCTAGA AGTGCTGGATTTGTCCTTTAACAGAATACCGAAAGTTGAGGGCTTACAAACGCTGACAAAACTCCGAAGACTATTCCTCATCCACAACAAAATCCAGAAAATGGAGAATGTGGACCATCTGGTCCAGTTAGAAATGTTGGAGCTTGGATCCAATAAAATAAGG GCAATAGATGGTATCTCCACCTTGACAAATCTCACTCAACTTTTTGTTGGAAAGAACAAAATTACCCGCATCCAGGGACTGGACACGTTAGTCCACCTTCGTTGTCTCAGTATACAG AGTAACAGAATAAGGAAAATAGAGGGTCTAGACAAGTTGGTGAACTTAGAAGAATTCTATGCAAGTAACAATGGAATCCAAAAGGTTGAAGGATTAGAAAACAAT GGAAAACTCACAACCCTTGATTTAGCTTCCAATTTCATTCCAAAGATCGAAAATGTGAGCCACTTGACAGAAATGGAAGAATTTTGG TTCAATGATAATCAAGTGTCAAATTGGGATGACCTCAAAGAATTAGAATCCATGAAAAAACTGGCCACAGTGTACCTAGAGAGGAATCCTATTTACTATGACCAAGATAAGAAACCGGATCCAAACTACCGACGGAAGATCAAGCTGGCCCTGCCTCATATCCAACAAATAGATGCAACACTGTGTAAATAG